A genome region from Paramormyrops kingsleyae isolate MSU_618 unplaced genomic scaffold, PKINGS_0.4 ups196, whole genome shotgun sequence includes the following:
- the LOC111842689 gene encoding protein FAM78A-like, whose protein sequence is MRLFYRDNWKILWHICLFNAMGCVQSIRCKPKGFRESIKVFEVTSSIDSKPTSIDESSSVVLRYRTPHFRASARVLVPPFACKETWIVGWIQACNHMEFHNKYGKKGMSSWELPDLRDDKIQAISDSDGVNYPWYGNTTETCTIVGPTKKESRFTVSMNDNFYPSVTWGVPVSNSNLPQLTSIRRDQSFTTWLVAINQGTGETLVLQTIRWRMRLHIEINPDNPLGQRAKLTEPASQDQPQILAKNEPIPPQAMVKPNANDAQVLMWRPATGDPIVVIPPKY, encoded by the exons ATGCGGCTTTTTTACCGAGACAACTGGAAGATCTTATGGCATATATGCTTATTTAATGCGATGGGCTGTGTTCAGAGTATCAGATGCAAGCCAAAGGGTTTCCGTGAAAGTATCAAAGTCTTCGAAGTCACCTCTTCCATCGACTCGAAACCCACCAGCATCGATGAGTCCTCTAGCGTGGTTCTGCGGTACCGAACCCCCCACTTCCGAGCCTCGGCTCGCGTACTGGTGCCTCCATTCGCCTGCAAGGAGACGTGGATAGTGGGATGGATTCAAGCGTGCAATCACATGGAGTTCCACAACAAGTATGGGAAGAAGGGGAT GTCAAGCTGGGAGCTTCCAGACCTAAGGGATGATAAGATCCAAGCAATAAGTGATTCAGACGGTGTGAACTACCCCTGGTACGGCAACACCACAGAGACATGCACAATTGTGGGTCCCACAAAGAAGGAAAGTAGGTTCACCGTGAGCATGAATGACAATTTCTACCCCAGCGTGACGTGGGGAGTGCCAGTGAGCAACAGCAACCTGCCTCAGCTCACGAGCATACGCCGTGATCAGAGCTTCACCACCTGGTTAGTGGCCATAAACCAGGGGACAGGAGAAACACTGGTACTGCAGACCATCCGGTGGAGGATGCGACTGCATATCGAGATCAACCCGGACAATCCGCTGGGCCAGCGGGCCAAGCTGACGGAGCCGGCGTCCCAGGATCAGCCACAGATACTGGCTAAGAACGAGCCTATTCCGCCTCAAGCCATGGTCAAACCCAACGCCAACGATGCCCAGGTCCTAATGTGGCGGCCAGCGACTGGAGATCCCATTGTAGTAATTCCGCCCAAATACTGA